A section of the Leptospira terpstrae serovar Hualin str. LT 11-33 = ATCC 700639 genome encodes:
- the mutY gene encoding A/G-specific adenine glycosylase produces the protein MIPQKKLYEWYLAHKRDLPFRKKKQAYPIWVSEVMLQQTRVNAMLPLYEAFIKRFPTPESLASAEEEEVLAHWKGLGYYSRARNLRKAAIFLVQNYNGSFPKDLDSVLKLPGIGNYTARAVLSIAYDLPLAVLDGNVKRVLSRYYGYRENILSTKADSELQKKADGFLNKEHPGDHNQAMMELGATICLPDSPKCLLCPLMDSCFARIHQLTAEIPLREKEKKQIQLSAEILVFLDKENILLVREPKMRFLKEMFHLPYGFIGQIPAEAYEPTPFFLSLKNIVIHPKPIGQFKHTITHHKMDFSVLTHQIKGVKEVEDLAKKFDVESKWVNFSSLDTEFPSSLASKVKKFLLYLEP, from the coding sequence TTGATTCCTCAAAAAAAACTATACGAGTGGTATTTAGCCCATAAAAGGGACCTCCCATTTCGAAAGAAAAAACAAGCCTATCCTATTTGGGTTTCTGAAGTGATGCTTCAGCAAACGCGAGTTAACGCAATGCTTCCTTTGTATGAAGCATTTATCAAACGATTCCCAACACCAGAATCTTTAGCTTCCGCAGAAGAAGAGGAGGTTCTTGCTCATTGGAAAGGGCTTGGATACTACAGTCGGGCACGCAATTTAAGAAAGGCTGCAATCTTTTTAGTTCAAAACTACAATGGATCTTTCCCTAAAGATTTAGATTCTGTTTTGAAACTTCCAGGAATTGGTAACTATACTGCAAGGGCCGTTTTGTCCATAGCTTATGATCTCCCCTTAGCCGTTTTGGATGGAAATGTTAAGCGAGTGTTATCTCGTTATTATGGGTATAGAGAAAATATCTTAAGCACCAAAGCTGACTCTGAATTACAAAAGAAAGCCGATGGATTTTTAAACAAAGAACATCCCGGCGACCACAACCAAGCCATGATGGAACTCGGGGCCACAATTTGCCTTCCCGACTCACCCAAATGTTTGTTATGCCCCCTTATGGATTCTTGTTTTGCAAGGATTCATCAATTGACTGCAGAGATTCCTCTCAGGGAAAAAGAGAAAAAACAAATCCAACTGAGTGCAGAGATTTTGGTTTTTTTGGATAAAGAAAACATCCTTCTTGTGCGGGAACCAAAAATGCGATTTTTGAAGGAGATGTTCCATTTGCCTTATGGATTTATTGGGCAAATTCCCGCTGAAGCTTATGAACCAACACCATTCTTTTTATCACTCAAAAACATCGTGATCCATCCAAAACCGATCGGCCAATTCAAACATACAATCACCCACCACAAGATGGATTTTTCTGTTCTAACTCACCAAATAAAAGGAGTGAAAGAAGTAGAGGACTTGGCAAAGAAATTTGATGTAGAAAGTAAGTGGGTGAATTTTTCTAGTTTAGATACTGAATTCCCTTCTTCTCTTGCCTCCAAGGTAAAAAAGTTTTTGCTTTACTTAGAACCATAG